The Proteiniborus ethanoligenes genome window below encodes:
- a CDS encoding TIGR02556 family CRISPR-associated protein, with amino-acid sequence MIEAIRKIGIPLAELSIEEQAEALIVPVVPSEENRIVILDFDINNEQVSINILPITEDIVKEYFYIGTADGPSSPQWMLTGTKPDYIISQSIPSLLKIIEDCELKNYLELVLDKFYYDYGVQESSKERYRRILNVEKFIGLSEMEKYYKDSEKDIKKTVSNVSKELATYISKKYEVKTKNIKLWTLTINGEIIQQREEYKKLAWKLKEAHFEKAREGICSLCNSYSYVSSDTGKLKLNYYITQKVNFASEMKDFDKNLRLCKKCHKQLILGEIYTMRRLGGQIGKLRFFLIPELLFDNDNESIKVKNIQEVQDEVKSIIRFSGATEIERQSIKELKKTNYTNQYTFHFLFYMKQQQEFRVLQLIKDVSPSRIYDINVAIGECNNFGRVWFNWPDSDDRWIMTFEQIFYLFPIHQDERFVTEHRRILTLYDAILNNSKVNKKMIIEKLILLSKTYHLEQTDQYQISKPQNKETAMNYGILKGIILLRFLEKLSVITGGEKMDISQLTISEEFREFIKDVGYSEEQTSLVLLGKLIYEIGKAQAKNKLTSKPILDKINYQGMSLNKLQKLSNEVFEKLKQYKLITSDKSSYYLQNIYTDHKTLFDKNINNWNLTSQENVFYILSGYAIGSRPIEKKKDKDKEEENSEE; translated from the coding sequence GTGATAGAAGCTATAAGAAAAATAGGAATACCTCTAGCAGAGTTAAGTATTGAAGAACAAGCTGAAGCACTAATTGTACCAGTTGTTCCTTCAGAAGAAAATAGAATTGTTATATTAGATTTTGACATAAATAATGAGCAAGTTAGCATTAACATTCTCCCCATAACAGAGGATATAGTTAAAGAATACTTTTATATTGGAACTGCTGATGGACCATCATCACCACAATGGATGCTTACAGGGACAAAACCGGATTATATTATTTCTCAGTCTATTCCTTCCTTACTGAAAATAATTGAAGATTGTGAGCTAAAAAACTATCTAGAATTAGTACTTGATAAGTTCTATTATGATTATGGCGTTCAAGAAAGTTCTAAAGAGAGATATAGACGCATACTTAACGTAGAAAAATTTATAGGGTTATCTGAAATGGAGAAATATTATAAAGACTCAGAAAAGGATATAAAGAAAACAGTTTCTAATGTTTCAAAAGAACTAGCTACCTATATATCGAAAAAATATGAAGTAAAAACAAAAAACATAAAACTATGGACTTTGACAATTAATGGTGAAATTATCCAGCAAAGAGAAGAATATAAAAAGCTAGCATGGAAGCTAAAGGAAGCTCATTTTGAAAAAGCTAGAGAAGGAATATGTTCTTTATGTAATTCTTATTCTTATGTTTCTTCAGATACTGGGAAGCTTAAACTAAACTATTACATCACACAGAAAGTAAACTTTGCAAGTGAAATGAAAGATTTTGATAAGAATTTAAGATTATGCAAGAAATGTCACAAACAACTTATTTTGGGCGAAATCTATACAATGAGAAGGCTAGGAGGTCAAATAGGAAAGCTAAGATTTTTTCTTATACCTGAACTGCTATTTGATAATGATAACGAAAGTATAAAGGTAAAAAATATACAAGAAGTCCAAGATGAGGTAAAGTCAATTATACGATTTAGCGGTGCTACAGAAATTGAAAGACAATCTATTAAAGAGCTTAAAAAAACAAACTATACTAATCAATATACTTTCCATTTTCTTTTTTATATGAAACAGCAACAAGAATTTCGAGTACTTCAACTTATAAAAGATGTATCTCCAAGCAGAATATATGATATCAATGTAGCAATTGGCGAATGTAACAACTTTGGAAGAGTGTGGTTTAATTGGCCAGATAGTGACGATAGGTGGATAATGACTTTTGAGCAAATTTTTTATCTATTCCCAATACATCAGGATGAAAGATTTGTAACCGAACATAGAAGAATTCTAACACTTTATGATGCAATATTAAATAATAGTAAAGTCAATAAGAAGATGATAATAGAAAAATTAATTTTACTTTCAAAAACTTATCATCTCGAACAGACAGATCAGTATCAAATAAGCAAACCTCAAAATAAAGAAACTGCTATGAATTATGGAATCTTGAAAGGAATAATTTTGTTAAGGTTCTTAGAAAAATTATCAGTTATTACAGGAGGTGAAAAAATGGATATTTCTCAATTAACTATAAGTGAGGAATTTAGAGAGTTTATTAAAGATGTTGGGTATAGTGAGGAACAAACCTCATTGGTATTACTTGGGAAACTAATATATGAAATAGGAAAAGCTCAAGCTAAAAACAAACTTACCTCCAAACCTATTCTTGACAAAATTAATTATCAAGGAATGAGCCTTAATAAACTACAGAAACTTAGTAACGAGGTTTTTGAGAAGTTAAAACAATATAAACTTATAACAAGCGATAAGAGTAGCTATTATTTGCAAAATATTTATACTGACCATAAAACACTTTTTGATAAGAATATTAACAATTGGAATCTTACAAGTCAAGAAAACGTTTTTTATATTTTATCAGGCTATGCTATAGGAAGTAGGCCCATAGAAAAGAAAAAAGATAAAGATAAGGAGGAAGAGAATAGTGAAGAATAG
- the cas7b gene encoding type I-B CRISPR-associated protein Cas7/Csh2 — translation MKNSDILFLYDAKLTNPNGDADDENKPRMDYETSTNLVSDVRLKRYVRDYLIDIGHDVFVSQVEGKPITATQKIESIYKKYDGKVDTKKLSDEQIAWLLEQLIDVRLFGATMPLKSAEGKGSSLTFTGPVQFNWGYSLNPVTLVESNTITSRFSSEADKATTMGKDYRLYYSLIAFSGIVSGKRAEYTKMSENDLNLLEEALIKSIPLLATRSKIGQYPRLYIRVEYDSSDFLIGDLRDYILNLEDTMIRDITDYTLDLESLRIVLEKYVDRINSITYWYHDQLQMKTNLGIGTFENIMGKNISSKLKKLPL, via the coding sequence GTGAAGAATAGTGATATATTATTTTTATACGATGCTAAATTGACTAACCCCAATGGGGACGCGGATGATGAAAATAAACCAAGAATGGATTATGAAACATCAACAAATCTTGTAAGTGATGTTCGACTTAAAAGATATGTAAGAGACTATTTAATAGATATAGGCCATGATGTATTTGTTTCACAAGTTGAAGGTAAGCCAATTACTGCTACTCAAAAGATAGAGAGTATTTATAAAAAGTATGATGGGAAAGTAGACACTAAGAAACTAAGTGATGAACAAATTGCTTGGCTTCTTGAACAGCTTATTGATGTGAGACTATTTGGTGCAACCATGCCATTAAAAAGTGCGGAAGGAAAAGGAAGTTCTTTGACATTTACGGGACCAGTTCAATTTAATTGGGGATATTCTTTAAATCCAGTTACTCTAGTTGAATCTAATACGATTACATCTAGATTTAGCTCCGAAGCTGATAAAGCTACAACTATGGGTAAAGATTATAGACTATACTATTCACTAATAGCTTTTTCAGGTATAGTAAGTGGGAAAAGAGCAGAATATACAAAGATGAGTGAAAACGACTTAAACTTATTAGAAGAAGCGCTAATAAAATCTATACCACTTTTAGCAACACGAAGTAAGATAGGTCAGTATCCAAGATTATATATAAGAGTAGAATATGATTCGTCAGATTTTTTGATTGGAGATCTAAGAGATTATATTTTAAATCTTGAAGACACTATGATAAGAGATATTACTGACTATACATTAGATTTAGAATCTTTGCGAATAGTATTAGAAAAATATGTAGATAGAATTAATAGTATTACTTACTGGTATCACGATCAACTGCAAATGAAGACTAATTTGGGAATCGGAACTTTTGAAAATATTATGGGGAAAAACATCTCTTCAAAACTCAAAAAGTTGCCTCTCTAG
- the cas5b gene encoding type I-B CRISPR-associated protein Cas5b has protein sequence MKKSNILVCDLEGTFAHFRKYYTNSSSLSYSFPTPTSIAGLMAGILGLERDSYYQQFSSKNFYSAVEICTPVRKIIQTVNYVFVTSSSDVNKVKGSTQVPFELVVSKCTNEARYSKLKYRLYFSHRDNILLNEIKDRLVNQAFVYPPYLGVAECTGRLTFVDEIKPEDVKVILSGEKIKVNTTCSVDSIEKGSLDIRLDSGIGYIKEIMPVEFDANRYLVSSKSYIYEQNNKGVCATFKTPVLSFMLKEEIKNITWLQEVEADEYLFSY, from the coding sequence TTGAAAAAATCTAATATTTTGGTTTGTGACTTAGAAGGCACATTTGCACATTTTAGAAAATATTATACAAATTCTTCTTCACTTTCATATTCCTTTCCAACACCAACTTCTATTGCAGGACTAATGGCAGGAATATTAGGATTGGAACGGGATAGCTATTATCAACAATTTTCAAGCAAGAATTTCTATAGTGCAGTTGAGATATGTACCCCTGTCCGAAAAATAATACAAACCGTTAATTATGTTTTTGTAACATCGTCAAGTGATGTAAATAAAGTTAAGGGTTCTACTCAAGTTCCATTTGAACTAGTTGTTAGTAAATGTACTAATGAGGCTAGATATAGTAAGCTTAAATATAGACTTTATTTTAGCCACAGGGACAATATACTACTTAACGAAATAAAAGATAGATTAGTTAATCAAGCTTTTGTATATCCACCATATCTTGGAGTTGCTGAGTGCACCGGAAGGTTGACTTTCGTTGATGAAATAAAGCCGGAAGATGTTAAAGTAATATTGTCGGGAGAAAAAATCAAAGTTAATACAACTTGTAGTGTTGATAGCATAGAAAAAGGCTCTCTCGACATAAGATTGGATTCGGGAATAGGATATATAAAAGAAATTATGCCAGTTGAATTTGATGCTAACAGATATTTAGTTTCTTCTAAATCATATATCTACGAACAGAATAACAAGGGAGTTTGTGCAACATTTAAAACACCTGTTTTAAGCTTTATGCTAAAAGAAGAAATAAAAAATATTACATGGCTTCAGGAGGTAGAAGCTGATGAATATTTATTCTCATATTAA